One Archangium violaceum genomic window, GCACCCCGATTCATCTCACCACCCGCCTCGGGCGGAGCACCCGCCGCCGGCGTCTCGGCCTGCGCCACCGCGCGCGCCTTCCGCGACGGCCACAGCGCGATCAGCGTCCCCAGCACCAGCACGGGGATGCTCCACCAGATCCACCCCACCAGCGGGAAGATCCACGCGTTGAAGCTCGCCGTGCCCCGCTCCTCGGAGAAGGCCATCAGCGACAGGTAGAGGTCTTCCTTCACCGTCTCGCGCACCGCCGGCGTGCCCACCGGATCCGTCATGCGCTCGTAGTAGTTCATCCGGGGTGCCATCTCGCTGACGCTGCCGTCCGGCGCCGTCACCTGCACCCGCGTGGCCATGTAGGTGCGGTGCGGCTCCTGGCCGCTGGTGAGCCCCAGGTACTTCACCTGGTAGTCGCCCACCTTGAGCGTCTCGCCCTGGCGCACCGTGCCCGAGGTGTGCGTCACGTACGCGGACGAGCCCGCCACGGCCACGAAGATGATGACGATGCCCAGGTGCACGATGTAGCCGCCGAAGCGCCGCCGCGCCTTGGTGGCGCTGCCCACGAGCGCCGTGACGAAGCCCTCCTTGCGCTCGCTCATCCGCACCTTCACCGGCAGCGCCAGCTCGCGCAGGGTGATGACGGTGACGAAGCCCGCCAGTCCGAAGGTGAGCAGCGGGTAGAAGCCCCTCAGCCCGCCCGCCAGGCACGCGCCCACCACCGCCAGGCCCACCGCCGCCGGCACCCAGAAGCGCTCGCGCACCATCTTCGGATCCGAGCTGCCCCACGGCAGCATCGGGCCCACGCCCATCAGGAACAGCACCATCACACCGCCGGGCACCGCCATCTTGTTGAAGTACGGCTCGCCCACGCTCACCCGGATGCCGCGCACGGCCTCGGAGATGAGCGGGTAGAGCGTCCCCAGCAGCACCGTGAAGGTGATGGCCACGAACACCAGGTTGTTCACCAGCACGGTGGCCTCGCGCGACAGCATCGACTTGAGGCTGCTCTCGGCCACCAGCAGGTGCCCGCGCGTGGCCAGCAGCGCGATGGACACGAACAGCAGCACGGCGATGAACACCAGGAACGTGGGGCCGATGTCCGACTGCGTGAAGCTGTGCACCGAGTTGAAGATGCCGCTTCGTGTCATGAACGTGCCCAGGATGGTGAGCACGAAGCTGGAGAGCACCAGGCTCAGCGTCCACAGCTTCAGCATCTTCTTGCGCTCGTGCACCAGTGTGGAGTGCATGAACGCGGTGGACGTCAGCCACGGAAGGAAGGACGCGTTCTCCACCGGATCCCACGCCCAGTAGCCGCCCCAGCCGAGCACCGCGTACGCCCACCACGAGCCGAGGATGATGCCCACGGACAGGAACAGCCACGCCACCAGCGTCCAGCGGCGCAGGGGCGCCATCCACGCGTCGCCCATCTCCCCGCGCAGCAGCGCGGCCACGCCGATGCCGAAGGGCACCGTCATGCCCACGTAGCCCAGGTACAGCATGGGCGGGTGGATGATCATCAGCCAGTGGTTCTGCAGCAGCGCGTTGGGGCCCGGCCCGTCCATGGGCACCGGTGACACCGTGTGGAACGGGTTGGCCGGCCCGGCGATCAGGAAGGTGAAGAAGACGCCCACCGCCAGCATGGTGCCCAGCGCCAGGGACATGTAGCGCGCGTGCTCGCGGCGGTGCACCACCGCGAAGGCCAGCACGTACGTGCCCATGATGAGGCCCCAGAAGAGGATGGAGCCCTCGAGCGCGCTCCACAGCGAGACGATCTTGAAGACCGTCGGCGTGGCGCGGCTGCCCACCTGCGCCACGTACTGGACGCTGAAGTCGTTGGTGAGGAGCGCCCACTCCATCACCACGTTGGCGCTGAGCATGCAGGCGAAGAAGCCCCACACGCAGCGCATCACCCACGGGAAGGCCGCGTCGTCGCGGCGCATCCCACCCACCAGGCCCACCAGCGCTCCGAAGCTCGCGAACGCGAGCCCCCCGAGCACCAGCCCGTATCCGAGCGTGCTGTTCACTGAGTCCTCGCCGCCGCCGCCGTGGTGGCTTCCTGCTTCTGCATCTCCTCGAACATCTTCTTCACGTCGTCATCCGTCTTGGGCGCCCGGTACTCGTTGGAGTGGTTCACCATGAGCCGGCTGCCCTGGAAGACCTGGGACTTGTCGAAGGTGCCCTCCACCACCACGCCGATGCGCTCGCGGAACATCTGCGGAGGCACCTCGGTGGTACGCACCAGCACGTGCGCCGCGCCGGGCTCCTCGCTGTCCATCACGCGGAAGTGCAGGGTGGTGTGCTGCTCGTTCCACTGGATGCTGCCCGGCTGCACCTGGCCACCCAGGCGGATGGTGGGGCCATAGGCCTTCTCGCCCTGGGCCATCATCTCCGAGGGCCTCCAGTAATAGACGAGGTTCTCACCGATGTTGCCGAAGGCCACCAGCGCCAGGCCGGCTCCGGCCACCAGCAGGGCCACCACGGCGATGAGACGGTTGCGCGTCTGCTGCGTCATGGCTCACTCCTTCGAGTCGTTCACGGCCTGCCCGGGACGGCGCAGCCAGAGGGACAGTGCATACAGCGAGAGCGACACCCAGGCGATGCCATAGGAGGCCCAGACGTACTCCCAGCCTCCCTGGATGCGGCCCACACCCACCTGGGCGAGCAGCATGTACATGTGCGGGGACATCAGGCCACCTCCGAGGCACGGTTGTCACGCGGGGCGGGCGCGTCCGTGGGGAGCGCCTCGGGCAGGGCCACCTCCGCCTCGCGCCGGGCGAGGGCGATCCGGTAGCGGTGCAGCAGGAAGAGGGTGAGGAGGATGAGCGAGGCCCAGGCGTTGACGCGCAGTGACAGCACCATGTCCGGGTCCACCGTCTTGGGCGTCGACTGCACCTGGTGCAGGCTGCGCCACCACTTCACCGAGAACCACACGATGGGCAGGTTGACGAAGGAGATGATGCCCACCACGGAGCTCCACACCGCGCGCTTCTCGGGATCCTCCACGAAGCCGCGCAGGGCCACGTACGCCACGTACGTCACCAGCATGATGGCCATGGCCGTGAGCCGCGGATCCCAGTCCCAGTAGGTGCCCCACGTGGGCTTGCCCCAGATGGCGCCCAGCACCAGCCCGTAGGCCCCGAAGAGCAGCCCCACCTCGGCCGTGGACTCCGCCAGCGCGTCCGTCTTCCAGCTCGTATGGAGCAGGTACGCCACGCAGCAGCAGAAGTTGACCGTCAGCGTCAGCATGGCCATCCACATGGCCGGCACGTGCACGTAGATGATGCGGTAGACGTCCCCCATCTCCCGCTCGGGTGGCGTCCACACCAGCCCCAGGTACGAGCCAATGCCCAACAGCAGCAGGGCCGCCGCCGTCATGACCAGCAGCGCGGGCTTCGCGTTGTACCTCGATCCGGGAGGCGCCCACTTCATGCCCAGCCGGACGCCCATACCCACAGACGCCAGCGCCGCCGCCGCCGAAACCACCTGCAGCACCGTGTTCATGACCTCACTCCTGACCTCAATCCTCGATGACCCGGGGGAACAGGACGAATCCCAGCCCCCAATAAATCAGATTGAACCCGAATAGCAGCCCGTACCATGAGCCCAGCTGATTCATCGGGTCACCCTGCAACACGAGCGATGTCGCCTTCGCGGCGGCGAGCAGCGCGGGAATGATGAGCGGGAACAGCAACAGCGGGAGCAGCACATCTCTTGCCCGCGCATTGCTCGCGATGGCCGAATACACCGTGCCCGGCGCGCTGATGGCCATGCAGCCGAGCACCAGGGTGGTGGCGAAAGCTCCCACCCCCATGGACACGTTCACCGCGTAGAGGGCCACCATCACCGGGATGAGCAGGGCGCCCAGCAGTATCAGCAACAGGGCGTTGCCCAGGGCCTTGGACAGGAAGATGGCGCGCGCGTCCGCCGGGGCCAACCGCAGCCCGTCCAGGGTGAGGTTCTCCTGCTCCACCCGGAAGGACTCGCCCAGCGCGAGCACGCTGGCGAAGAGCAGCGCCAGCCACAGGTAGCCGCCCGCGTTGCGCGCCAGCACCTTCGTGTCCGGACCCACCGCGAAGGAGAACAGCAGCAGCGTGGCCAGCGCGAAGAAGATGAGCGCGTTGAGGCGCGCGCGCGTGCGCCATTCGATCAGCAGATCCTTGGCCAGCAGCACCCCCACCGTTTTCAGCAGGGAGATGGGACGTGGCTTCCTCATGCCGCCACCGCCCGGCCTTCCTGCAGGTGCAGGCGCTCCTCGCACAGGGACATGCCCTGCTCGATGAGGTGCGTGGCCAGGACGACGGTGACACCCGTGTCCTTGAGCTCGCCGATGATCTTCTCCATGGCCTGGATGCCGGCCGGGTCCAGCTCGCCGAAGGGCTCGTCCAGCAGCGCGAGCGCGGGAGCCTTCATCAGCAGCCGGGCGATGGCCAGACGCTTGCGCATGCCCGCGGAGAACTGGCGCACCGGGCTGTCCGAGCGCTTCGTCAGCCCCACCTTGGTGAGCAGCGCCCCGGCCACGTCCGAGGGCGAGTCCATCCCGAGCAGCCTCGCCAGCACCACCAGGTTCTGGTGCGCGGTGAGATCCTCATAGAGGAAGCTCGCGTGGGAGAGGAGGGCCACCTCGCGGCGCACCGTCTCGCGCTGCGTGACGCAGTCGTTGCCGAGCACCTCCACCCGGCCGTGGGTGGGGGTGAGCGCGGTGCCCACCAGTCTCAGCAGCGTCGTCTTGCCGGAGCCGTTGTGACCCGTGAGGAGCAGGGAGCGGCCCGGGGGGAGGGTGTAGCTGAGGCGCGCGAGTGCCCAGCGACGTCCATATCGCTTGCTGACATCGTGGAGGACGAGCGCGGGAGGAGGCGCTGCGGTGGGGGCATCCATCGGCGGGAGCGTTCGTAACTGGAAACTTCCCCACACTCCAGCGAAAGCAAGCCGGGCTGCTCGGTTGGGGGCCAGGAGATGTGGCCCTGAAGCGCCCGGGAGGAGAGTGGGG contains:
- a CDS encoding cytochrome c biogenesis protein; translated protein: MNTVLQVVSAAAALASVGMGVRLGMKWAPPGSRYNAKPALLVMTAAALLLLGIGSYLGLVWTPPEREMGDVYRIIYVHVPAMWMAMLTLTVNFCCCVAYLLHTSWKTDALAESTAEVGLLFGAYGLVLGAIWGKPTWGTYWDWDPRLTAMAIMLVTYVAYVALRGFVEDPEKRAVWSSVVGIISFVNLPIVWFSVKWWRSLHQVQSTPKTVDPDMVLSLRVNAWASLILLTLFLLHRYRIALARREAEVALPEALPTDAPAPRDNRASEVA
- the ccmA gene encoding heme ABC exporter ATP-binding protein CcmA → MDAPTAAPPPALVLHDVSKRYGRRWALARLSYTLPPGRSLLLTGHNGSGKTTLLRLVGTALTPTHGRVEVLGNDCVTQRETVRREVALLSHASFLYEDLTAHQNLVVLARLLGMDSPSDVAGALLTKVGLTKRSDSPVRQFSAGMRKRLAIARLLMKAPALALLDEPFGELDPAGIQAMEKIIGELKDTGVTVVLATHLIEQGMSLCEERLHLQEGRAVAA
- a CDS encoding cytochrome c maturation protein CcmE, with translation MTQQTRNRLIAVVALLVAGAGLALVAFGNIGENLVYYWRPSEMMAQGEKAYGPTIRLGGQVQPGSIQWNEQHTTLHFRVMDSEEPGAAHVLVRTTEVPPQMFRERIGVVVEGTFDKSQVFQGSRLMVNHSNEYRAPKTDDDVKKMFEEMQKQEATTAAAARTQ
- a CDS encoding heme lyase CcmF/NrfE family subunit: MNSTLGYGLVLGGLAFASFGALVGLVGGMRRDDAAFPWVMRCVWGFFACMLSANVVMEWALLTNDFSVQYVAQVGSRATPTVFKIVSLWSALEGSILFWGLIMGTYVLAFAVVHRREHARYMSLALGTMLAVGVFFTFLIAGPANPFHTVSPVPMDGPGPNALLQNHWLMIIHPPMLYLGYVGMTVPFGIGVAALLRGEMGDAWMAPLRRWTLVAWLFLSVGIILGSWWAYAVLGWGGYWAWDPVENASFLPWLTSTAFMHSTLVHERKKMLKLWTLSLVLSSFVLTILGTFMTRSGIFNSVHSFTQSDIGPTFLVFIAVLLFVSIALLATRGHLLVAESSLKSMLSREATVLVNNLVFVAITFTVLLGTLYPLISEAVRGIRVSVGEPYFNKMAVPGGVMVLFLMGVGPMLPWGSSDPKMVRERFWVPAAVGLAVVGACLAGGLRGFYPLLTFGLAGFVTVITLRELALPVKVRMSERKEGFVTALVGSATKARRRFGGYIVHLGIVIIFVAVAGSSAYVTHTSGTVRQGETLKVGDYQVKYLGLTSGQEPHRTYMATRVQVTAPDGSVSEMAPRMNYYERMTDPVGTPAVRETVKEDLYLSLMAFSEERGTASFNAWIFPLVGWIWWSIPVLVLGTLIALWPSRKARAVAQAETPAAGAPPEAGGEMNRGAA
- a CDS encoding heme exporter protein CcmB, which produces MRKPRPISLLKTVGVLLAKDLLIEWRTRARLNALIFFALATLLLFSFAVGPDTKVLARNAGGYLWLALLFASVLALGESFRVEQENLTLDGLRLAPADARAIFLSKALGNALLLILLGALLIPVMVALYAVNVSMGVGAFATTLVLGCMAISAPGTVYSAIASNARARDVLLPLLLFPLIIPALLAAAKATSLVLQGDPMNQLGSWYGLLFGFNLIYWGLGFVLFPRVIED